One window of the Pedobacter ginsengisoli genome contains the following:
- a CDS encoding DUF5007 domain-containing protein — protein sequence MCFNHNIHRVLKRKGNWLLIAVPFILSLSGCKKLFEVPAEKEYISNNISYGSKFYEPVLGRTALMGTLNADNSTQPLTFSIVNARFGDGRPMTDLFKTKEVWVWTAAYDGKEKSLEEINSKRKKELKPLFEVRTSGQLILWSSATDDLVEARKADSTNFPQNRRYFDVKVSNVGGEVIVKDLELKLWRERPYEPSSDFNPYTGKIAKNPVDFLDPFNKLDYIRPSRLSNIIGKSIRKELSSGDVAVYIRPFSGGNGHSLRFKFLDKDAVAINPAKFNETKWDQLIHGFNREMTKEYVQYDVAYPIPLVNIATPYASGGKANVNFSYSRLGFGGARQVGTIGLDFNIYREGDWEIVFQFRNDNPKFEDE from the coding sequence ATGTGTTTCAATCATAATATTCATCGTGTTTTAAAAAGGAAAGGCAATTGGTTGCTAATTGCTGTGCCTTTTATTTTATCCTTATCAGGTTGCAAAAAGTTATTTGAGGTGCCTGCCGAAAAGGAATATATCAGTAATAATATCAGTTACGGTTCAAAATTCTATGAGCCTGTACTGGGCCGGACAGCATTAATGGGAACTTTAAATGCAGATAATTCTACCCAGCCTTTGACCTTCAGCATCGTGAATGCACGTTTTGGTGATGGTAGACCAATGACCGACCTGTTTAAAACAAAGGAAGTATGGGTTTGGACTGCCGCCTATGATGGAAAAGAAAAAAGCCTGGAAGAAATCAATAGTAAAAGAAAAAAAGAACTCAAGCCATTGTTTGAGGTTCGTACTTCCGGTCAGTTGATTTTATGGTCATCAGCTACTGATGATCTTGTCGAAGCAAGAAAAGCTGATAGCACTAATTTTCCACAGAACCGTCGCTATTTTGATGTGAAAGTTTCTAATGTCGGAGGCGAGGTGATCGTTAAAGATTTAGAGCTTAAACTATGGCGTGAACGACCTTATGAGCCTTCTTCAGACTTTAATCCCTACACAGGGAAAATAGCAAAGAACCCGGTTGATTTCCTGGATCCCTTTAATAAACTGGATTACATTCGTCCTTCGCGTTTATCTAATATCATCGGAAAAAGTATCAGAAAAGAATTATCATCCGGTGATGTGGCTGTATACATCAGGCCATTTTCTGGGGGTAATGGGCACTCGCTGCGCTTCAAGTTTTTGGATAAAGATGCAGTAGCTATTAATCCTGCAAAGTTCAACGAAACTAAATGGGATCAGTTGATACACGGATTTAATCGTGAAATGACTAAGGAGTATGTACAGTACGATGTTGCTTATCCTATCCCCTTAGTTAATATCGCTACTCCATATGCCAGTGGGGGAAAAGCTAATGTAAACTTTAGTTATTCCAGATTGGGCTTTGGAGGCGCCAGACAAGTAGGAACGATAGGCCTGGACTTTAATATTTATAGGGAAGGAGACTGGGAAATTGTTTTTCAATTCCGTAACGACAATCCAAAATTTGAAGATGAATAA
- a CDS encoding LytR/AlgR family response regulator transcription factor codes for MKKLMISSQESLRLVSCSDIIFCKSDNCYTSIFLDNGEELVVCKSLKKISQELDSLLFIRVNQSYLINKDFIKIIDKRNKFIELVSSQRIPFTKTIAELLSLIFANFEI; via the coding sequence ATGAAAAAATTAATGATTTCTTCTCAAGAATCACTCAGGCTAGTCTCTTGTTCGGATATTATTTTCTGCAAATCTGATAATTGTTATACCAGTATCTTTCTGGATAATGGCGAAGAATTAGTGGTTTGCAAATCCTTGAAGAAAATCTCTCAGGAATTAGATTCTTTATTATTTATTCGGGTAAATCAATCGTATTTGATAAATAAAGATTTTATTAAAATAATTGATAAAAGAAATAAGTTTATAGAATTAGTAAGTAGTCAACGTATTCCATTTACAAAAACTATAGCAGAACTTCTTTCCTTAATTTTTGCAAATTTTGAAATATGA
- a CDS encoding SusC/RagA family TonB-linked outer membrane protein, protein MKQQPLVVLDGIPLIGEHPFAYDIQLNNYNRIGTATNLLSNIDMNNIAEIKVLRDLSAVAIYGPNAANGAIVLTSKKAGPVRQVSFNSYLGFAPSPKVTTLNSGYENAFRKQFYDRFTSNGRYSDEDIYPQYLSDSSSNLYNGPSNWVDDYYRNALVHNITADLSGGNEWANFRFSGGNMRNQGVADSTSLNRYNVMFNVNMKPMKWLNVSLMVNANRLQRDRNRSLRDRFAQTNYLPSLAMPLSPNKEVYQQYLAQFGKGYDDNINTLLDGYGKISVNFKNVKISSGISVDYNEGTRDIFYARPLMEGNSYASNYFGYNQRLIFENVISYNKHFGSDHLQIVGGQAIQWDLSKYNYAYAYRGVNDFIKLNLIDNNLNPTSFPANLLFKFLDKTRHNLFSVYGKTSYDFSDKYSVSLLLRGDASSNAQPTSRWFFSPVLSAGWNIKNDLLSASENVSSLSLRLSAGRLGKLNTYDNFGQGPQYTADIGYTGNVTIPGFNGFATLARPYNFGWVGYGIPWAYTDQLNFGIDFGINNNRLQGSLDLYTKTDKKQLLGIPAHAEYGYKTSIEPGMSVNNKGAELLLSYAAFQSGSGGFSWTPSLNISYNANKLLALPGGLNEIIIGNSLLRVGESVDRYWLLTNEGVYNSVTEIPSVNGVPMQYTGTTMQAGDPKWKDQNGDNKINNTDKTLYGHNQPVVVGGLNNDFKYGKWSLNMNLYFNLGRSLMNQQMANTLDFINRDGEQTLESVKEITFWEKKGDRNDYPLYNPWSSVIPYRIDQNLFLENASFVKMRTLSLGYDLTSALGKGKIKSLYVYAMATNLFTITGYKGRDPELVPYTGYDTGYGLPIPRTYTLGLKMNL, encoded by the coding sequence ATGAAACAACAGCCGCTTGTTGTACTGGATGGAATACCGCTTATCGGAGAACATCCTTTTGCTTACGATATCCAGTTAAACAATTACAACCGTATAGGTACGGCAACAAATCTGCTCAGCAATATTGATATGAACAATATTGCTGAAATCAAAGTACTGCGCGATCTTTCTGCTGTAGCCATTTACGGACCTAATGCCGCTAACGGTGCCATCGTTTTAACATCTAAAAAAGCGGGCCCTGTTAGACAAGTTAGCTTTAACAGTTATTTAGGTTTTGCCCCAAGTCCAAAGGTCACTACTTTAAACTCAGGCTATGAAAATGCATTCAGAAAGCAGTTTTATGACAGATTTACTTCAAATGGAAGATATTCGGATGAAGATATTTATCCTCAGTACCTGAGTGATTCATCGAGTAACTTATACAATGGCCCATCCAATTGGGTAGATGATTATTATCGGAATGCGCTGGTTCATAACATCACCGCAGATCTTTCCGGTGGAAACGAGTGGGCTAATTTTAGGTTTTCCGGAGGTAATATGCGGAATCAGGGAGTCGCCGATTCTACTAGTCTGAATCGATATAATGTGATGTTTAATGTAAACATGAAACCCATGAAGTGGCTTAATGTTTCATTAATGGTTAATGCTAATCGTTTGCAGCGCGATAGAAACCGAAGCTTAAGAGATCGATTTGCGCAAACAAATTATCTTCCCTCATTGGCAATGCCACTTTCGCCTAACAAGGAGGTATACCAGCAATACCTTGCCCAATTTGGTAAAGGGTATGATGATAACATCAATACGCTTCTGGATGGATACGGTAAGATATCTGTTAATTTTAAAAATGTAAAAATCTCTTCCGGAATATCCGTCGACTATAACGAGGGTACAAGGGATATCTTTTATGCAAGGCCATTGATGGAAGGAAATAGTTATGCCTCAAATTATTTTGGCTATAATCAAAGACTTATTTTTGAAAATGTGATCTCCTATAACAAGCATTTTGGATCAGACCATTTGCAAATAGTAGGAGGACAAGCCATCCAATGGGATCTTTCAAAATACAACTATGCTTATGCTTATAGAGGGGTAAATGATTTTATCAAGCTAAATCTTATTGATAATAACCTCAACCCAACGTCTTTTCCCGCCAATCTATTATTTAAGTTTTTAGATAAAACACGCCATAACCTGTTTTCAGTTTATGGTAAAACGTCGTATGATTTTAGTGATAAATACAGCGTTTCGCTACTGTTAAGGGGAGATGCTTCTTCAAATGCCCAGCCTACCAGCAGATGGTTCTTTTCGCCCGTGTTATCAGCAGGTTGGAACATCAAAAACGATTTGTTATCAGCGTCGGAAAATGTTTCATCATTAAGCTTGAGGCTGAGCGCTGGTCGTTTAGGTAAACTAAACACTTATGATAATTTTGGACAAGGTCCTCAGTACACAGCAGACATCGGATATACTGGGAATGTAACTATACCGGGCTTTAATGGCTTTGCAACACTTGCACGTCCTTACAATTTTGGCTGGGTAGGTTATGGCATACCCTGGGCTTACACTGATCAGTTGAATTTTGGAATTGATTTCGGTATAAATAACAATCGATTGCAGGGTAGTTTAGACTTATACACCAAAACAGATAAAAAACAGTTATTGGGAATACCGGCTCATGCTGAATATGGGTATAAAACATCCATTGAACCAGGCATGTCGGTGAATAATAAAGGCGCAGAACTATTATTAAGTTATGCCGCTTTTCAATCTGGTAGTGGTGGGTTTTCGTGGACACCTTCCCTTAACATCAGTTACAATGCCAATAAATTGCTGGCGCTTCCAGGTGGACTAAATGAAATCATAATTGGCAATAGTCTTTTAAGGGTTGGTGAGTCTGTAGATAGGTATTGGTTGCTTACTAATGAAGGTGTGTATAATTCTGTTACCGAAATACCATCTGTAAATGGTGTGCCTATGCAATATACAGGAACCACAATGCAGGCGGGAGATCCTAAATGGAAAGATCAGAATGGAGACAACAAGATAAATAATACTGATAAGACACTATATGGTCATAATCAACCTGTAGTGGTTGGTGGTCTTAATAATGATTTCAAATACGGAAAGTGGTCATTGAATATGAATCTCTACTTCAACCTGGGGCGCAGTTTGATGAATCAACAGATGGCCAACACTCTGGATTTTATCAATCGGGACGGAGAGCAAACTTTAGAGTCAGTAAAAGAGATCACATTTTGGGAAAAGAAGGGGGACAGAAATGATTATCCGCTTTACAACCCTTGGAGCAGCGTGATTCCGTATCGAATTGATCAAAACTTGTTTCTTGAAAATGCATCCTTTGTTAAAATGCGGACACTTTCATTAGGCTATGATCTCACATCTGCACTGGGCAAAGGAAAAATCAAAAGCCTTTATGTATATGCTATGGCGACTAATCTTTTTACCATAACTGGATATAAGGGACGGGATCCAGAACTGGTTCCCTACACCGGTTATGATACCGGATATGGATTACCTATTCCCAGAACTTATACCCTTGGATTAAAAATGAACTTATAA
- a CDS encoding LytR/AlgR family response regulator transcription factor, with translation MKKLMVSSQESLRLVSCSDILYCKSDNCYTSIFLNNGEELVVCKSLKKISQELNPLLFIRVNQSYLINKDFIKIIDKKNKFIELASSQRIPFTTTISELLSLISANFEI, from the coding sequence ATGAAAAAATTAATGGTTTCTTCTCAAGAATCACTCAGGTTAGTTTCTTGTTCAGATATTCTTTACTGTAAATCTGATAATTGTTATACAAGTATCTTTCTAAATAATGGCGAAGAACTAGTGGTTTGCAAATCCTTGAAAAAAATCTCTCAGGAATTAAACCCTTTATTATTTATTCGGGTAAATCAATCGTATTTGATAAATAAAGATTTTATTAAAATAATTGATAAAAAAAATAAGTTTATAGAATTAGCAAGTAGTCAACGTATTCCATTTACAACTACTATTTCAGAACTTCTTTCCTTAATTTCTGCAAATTTTGAAATATGA
- a CDS encoding RagB/SusD family nutrient uptake outer membrane protein produces the protein MKRNLNHKNYNPVKSALAIGVAIILMLMGSCKKVVDVKSTRAVAEVNMWNKLEDTRAALLGIYGLTRAAMVENNAHWIYGDVRGKQFVSPTRQDLKAVIDNRLTASYKTLDQLSNWRRWYAVINAANIFLERVRDVKKADLRYTASNMEIDIAQARVLRAFAYFYMVRIWGNVPLIISSHDGSFENRAQNSGAEVLAWAEKEILGVVNVLPNKYGENDPKQPGLYYGENHGRWTGSLVRRISAYAVLAHIAAWQGDYIKVASNATKVINEIGSAEITLTDVNSLTSSNGFFSSKRQGHLLGFNSVYEHGEGGMSGHIEELTLAFPFVNKAIPDIYMSKDSILNTFNEKKDTRFGLDTLGRPTTDRYFYNFDGRYPIFSKIKVIMAGSASTSTTDAKFSFFSSIALFTRLEDIYLLRAEASSVLGDRQGAINDLNTIRSSRGLPNYSEVTNGLVIDAIFKERKRELIGEGHYWFDQVRYNKIRQNNSVFTELIKTGGIYWPVSEELLQQNKLLTQNQYWK, from the coding sequence ATGAAAAGAAATTTAAATCATAAGAACTATAATCCTGTTAAAAGTGCGCTTGCAATAGGTGTGGCTATCATTTTAATGCTGATGGGCAGCTGCAAGAAGGTCGTAGATGTTAAATCTACCAGAGCAGTTGCTGAGGTCAATATGTGGAATAAACTGGAGGATACCCGGGCCGCATTATTAGGCATTTATGGATTAACACGTGCCGCGATGGTCGAGAATAATGCCCACTGGATTTATGGCGACGTTAGAGGAAAGCAATTCGTTAGTCCCACCAGACAAGACCTCAAGGCAGTTATTGATAATCGTCTTACTGCCTCGTATAAAACATTAGACCAGCTTTCCAACTGGCGCAGATGGTATGCGGTAATTAATGCAGCCAATATCTTCCTGGAAAGGGTGCGCGATGTAAAAAAGGCCGACTTACGCTACACGGCTAGTAATATGGAAATTGATATTGCTCAGGCGCGCGTTCTCAGAGCTTTTGCCTATTTCTATATGGTGCGCATATGGGGAAATGTACCACTTATCATTTCATCACACGATGGCAGTTTCGAAAACAGAGCACAAAATAGCGGTGCTGAGGTATTAGCCTGGGCAGAGAAAGAAATACTGGGAGTAGTGAATGTATTGCCAAATAAATATGGCGAAAATGATCCCAAACAACCGGGGCTTTATTATGGTGAAAACCATGGCCGATGGACAGGCTCATTGGTTCGACGCATCTCTGCTTATGCAGTTTTAGCACATATTGCTGCCTGGCAAGGCGATTACATCAAGGTGGCCAGTAATGCAACTAAAGTAATTAATGAGATTGGTAGTGCCGAAATTACCCTTACTGATGTGAACAGCTTAACCAGCTCCAACGGATTTTTTTCATCTAAAAGACAGGGCCATTTATTGGGTTTTAATTCTGTTTATGAACATGGAGAGGGTGGAATGTCGGGCCACATAGAAGAACTTACACTGGCCTTTCCATTCGTAAATAAAGCAATCCCTGATATCTATATGTCGAAGGATTCAATTCTTAACACTTTTAATGAAAAGAAGGATACACGTTTCGGCCTGGATACGCTTGGCCGGCCAACAACCGACCGTTACTTTTACAATTTCGATGGCAGGTATCCGATCTTTAGTAAGATCAAGGTGATTATGGCAGGCTCTGCCTCCACCTCAACTACCGATGCTAAATTCAGCTTCTTTTCTAGCATCGCGCTTTTTACACGACTAGAGGATATCTACCTGCTGCGTGCCGAGGCCAGTTCCGTATTAGGTGATCGACAAGGCGCCATAAACGATTTAAATACCATCAGGTCAAGTAGAGGGCTCCCTAATTATAGTGAAGTAACCAACGGACTGGTGATTGATGCCATTTTTAAGGAACGAAAAAGGGAACTGATAGGCGAGGGACATTACTGGTTTGATCAGGTACGCTACAATAAGATCAGGCAAAATAATAGTGTCTTTACTGAACTGATCAAAACAGGAGGTATATACTGGCCTGTGTCCGAAGAACTACTTCAACAAAATAAATTATTAACTCAAAATCAATATTGGAAATAA
- a CDS encoding TonB-dependent receptor plug domain-containing protein, translating to MYIKLQLLLCVSLCASFSHVYAQNPDRSPLKESVTDTSKNSARKKVIAQTGTTVSPSKLSKIPAVSLQQYLKGQAPGINIQEPSGEPGTVQNMFIRGISALCYLRLM from the coding sequence ATGTATATTAAATTACAACTATTGTTATGTGTATCGCTATGCGCTAGTTTTTCTCATGTGTATGCGCAAAATCCGGATAGAAGTCCCTTGAAGGAATCTGTAACTGATACCTCAAAGAATAGTGCGAGGAAAAAAGTTATAGCGCAAACAGGCACAACTGTATCCCCATCCAAACTCTCCAAGATCCCTGCTGTTTCACTGCAGCAGTATCTTAAGGGGCAGGCACCAGGGATTAATATTCAGGAACCTAGCGGGGAGCCTGGAACTGTTCAGAATATGTTTATCAGAGGGATTTCTGCCCTTTGTTATCTCCGGCTGATGTGA
- a CDS encoding fasciclin domain-containing protein, with amino-acid sequence MGINHFRKQLFLIGLTAISIIACQRDAGFYDHEALSQTVPVNTYDYLKSKKGIFDSMVLVIDRLGLKQTLNDSSITVFAVTNNSFRLAVNNLNNTRKIAGKSPLNLSNMDYIQLDTIITQYIMRGKYPTDSMQNQDGLLLSGVRYGYQMNARLTTAATSGFQNGGPKTINYSDTKWSQFQRNWATTSTSSSNILTTNGVVHTISQDHIAGFQDFVKRFTLTFPPKNYIQMYGGKQTVSAEAPDKPYPEKSYFMVDGSVTTKFFNPTALQTKPFWSNIEFSVPRICNAYALSSANDNPGRNPKAWNLQGSQDMLNWEMLDQQSNQNFPEFFLQKVYRFENTKAYKHYRLNITENNGSGIELQIAEYVLGFKL; translated from the coding sequence ATGGGAATTAATCATTTTAGAAAGCAACTTTTCCTGATTGGATTGACTGCAATCAGCATCATTGCCTGCCAAAGAGATGCTGGATTTTACGATCACGAGGCATTGAGTCAGACGGTTCCGGTAAATACTTATGATTACCTGAAAAGCAAGAAAGGCATATTTGACTCGATGGTTTTGGTTATTGATCGTTTGGGCCTAAAGCAAACACTCAATGATAGTAGTATCACTGTATTTGCCGTTACTAATAATAGTTTTCGTTTGGCGGTTAATAATCTAAATAATACCCGGAAAATCGCGGGGAAGTCTCCATTAAATTTATCCAACATGGATTATATCCAGTTGGATACCATTATTACACAATACATTATGCGTGGTAAATATCCAACTGATTCTATGCAGAATCAAGATGGATTGCTTTTAAGTGGGGTAAGGTATGGATACCAAATGAATGCGAGACTAACGACTGCCGCTACTTCTGGTTTTCAGAATGGGGGGCCTAAAACCATTAACTACAGCGATACCAAATGGAGTCAGTTCCAACGCAATTGGGCAACCACAAGCACAAGTTCTTCGAATATTCTGACCACAAATGGTGTTGTGCATACCATCAGTCAAGATCATATTGCAGGGTTTCAAGATTTTGTAAAGCGTTTCACCTTAACTTTTCCTCCTAAAAATTACATTCAAATGTATGGGGGTAAGCAAACTGTTTCAGCGGAAGCACCGGATAAACCCTACCCAGAAAAATCTTATTTTATGGTGGATGGATCGGTAACCACGAAATTCTTTAACCCTACTGCCTTACAGACAAAACCTTTTTGGTCAAATATTGAATTTTCAGTTCCTCGCATATGTAATGCATACGCATTGAGTTCAGCAAATGATAATCCCGGGAGGAATCCAAAAGCCTGGAACCTTCAAGGGTCACAGGATATGCTGAATTGGGAAATGCTAGATCAACAAAGCAATCAGAATTTTCCTGAGTTTTTTCTGCAGAAAGTTTACCGGTTTGAAAATACCAAAGCCTATAAGCATTATCGGTTGAACATTACAGAAAATAACGGAAGCGGAATAGAGCTACAAATAGCTGAATATGTCCTGGGCTTTAAACTATAA